The DNA window GCGCTTTTTCTTTTGTGGTTTTAAACAAAGACTGCCTGATAGCCGCCCGCGACCCAAACGGGTTTCGCCCGCTTGAAATAGGAAAACTTGACGGCGCGTATATAGTGGCGTCAGAGACCTGTGCGTTTGACCTTATGAACGCGGAGCATATAGGCACAGTAGAACCGGGAGAAGTGGTAATTTTTGACAAAAACGGAATGAGGTCGGAAAAGTTCGCGGAGCGCGGAAGAAGCGCAATGTGCATCTTTGAATTTATATACTTTGCAAGGCCGGATTCATATATTTTCGGCAGAAACGTGTCTGATATCCGCAGGGAACTTGGAAGGCAGCTGGGCCGTGAATCGCACGTGGACGCGGATATTGTAATACCGGTGCCGGACTCGGGAGTTTCAGCCGCAATAGGTTATTCTGAAGGCACGGGAATAAAGTTTGATATGGGGCTTATAAGGAACCATTATGTGGGCAGGACTTTTATTGAACCGTCGCAGAATATCAGGGATTTTGGCGTCAGGATAAAATTAAATGCCGTTAAACCGCTGCTTAAAGACAAAAGGGTTGTGGTTGTGGATGATTCAATAGTCCGCGGCACTACAAGCAGAAAGATAATAAAGATGATAAGGAATGCCGGCGCGAAAGAGATTCATTACAGAATATCCTCTCCGCCTATCTATAACCCATGTTTTTACGGGATGGATTTCCCCACAAAAACAGAACTTATAGCCAACAGCCATACATCTGAAGAGATAAAAAAATACCTGCGCGTGGATTCTTTCGCGTACTTAAGCATGGACGGGCTTGTAAAGTCAGTGTCCGGTAGAAAAGACAAGTTCTGCATGGCATGCTTTGATGGCGATTATCCCGTAAGCCTGGATGTGTCAGGGGATGTGGATAAGATTAGATTTGAAAAGTGCTGATAAGCACTAATCTTTATAATAATCTCTTGATTTTGTAGGGATAGCGCTCCCGCGCTGTCCGTGTTTTTTGTTTTAAAGAATAATTTGCAGTGGGGTTCTGCGTTTACGGGCAAATATGCGGTTATCTCCTTTTTTTGTGTAATTATGTAATTAATTGTTTTGACAAAAAAATAAATTCTGGTATTATAAAAATGATTTTTTTTATTTTTTTAATAAGTGGCGAGGGGTTTAATTGAAAAGACAAAAAGTATTTACAAAGCTAAACAGGTATTTATGTAATTTTATACTTGTTCCTGTATTTGTTTTTCTTGCACATTCCGGTGCGTATTCATCTGACTTTGCCATTGGGTATAATACTGATTGTTTTATCGGAAGGATGTATTGGAATTCATCTCAGCTGCATACGGATTTGCTGGTTAATTACAGTTATTATGAGAAAAAAGATAATGAAAGAGGCACTTCTGAAGTAATAAACAGGTTTAAAATAGGTATTAACCCGCTTAACTTAAATGTATTTAAAAATGAATATGGGACAATTGACCTTGGATTTACGGTTTTTGCGGAATTTTCTGATCAAAAAGATGCTTATATCCCCACATATTCGGTAATCTTAAATATACCCCAGCTTGGACTGACAATTCCCGGAATGGAAAATATTATTCTGTTGTTTAATTTGGGATTAATCTACAGGGGAAACGATGAAGGACTTCTGGAGGAAAACAAAATTGAACTGCTTGATTTTAAAGAAAGCGTGGGATTCCTGATAAAACTATGAAAAAAATATATTTAATGCTTATGTTGATAATAATGCTGCCTTTTTGCGCGTATTCTGTGGAATTTGAAGCTGGGTATTATAAAGGGGTATGCGTAAAAACAATGATTTTTGATAATATTGGTTTTGAGGTGTTTGGTTCTATGGGCGTTGACAGTATTGTTTCTGGCCTTGATTAT is part of the Candidatus Goldiibacteriota bacterium genome and encodes:
- a CDS encoding amidophosphoribosyltransferase, which codes for MDHPKEACGIVGVYGHPEASTLTYLGLYALQHRGQESAGIVTVDENSRAREIKSMGIVADIFDEKKLSFLTGSMSIGHVRYSTTGSSVIENAQPIKVEYVKGPLAVAHNGNLVNADVIKGKLEEDGSIFESTADSETLVHLIAKNNKLEFVEAVKRSLAELKGAFSFVVLNKDCLIAARDPNGFRPLEIGKLDGAYIVASETCAFDLMNAEHIGTVEPGEVVIFDKNGMRSEKFAERGRSAMCIFEFIYFARPDSYIFGRNVSDIRRELGRQLGRESHVDADIVIPVPDSGVSAAIGYSEGTGIKFDMGLIRNHYVGRTFIEPSQNIRDFGVRIKLNAVKPLLKDKRVVVVDDSIVRGTTSRKIIKMIRNAGAKEIHYRISSPPIYNPCFYGMDFPTKTELIANSHTSEEIKKYLRVDSFAYLSMDGLVKSVSGRKDKFCMACFDGDYPVSLDVSGDVDKIRFEKC